A genomic segment from Zonotrichia albicollis isolate bZonAlb1 chromosome 19, bZonAlb1.hap1, whole genome shotgun sequence encodes:
- the SLC16A5 gene encoding monocarboxylate transporter 6, with amino-acid sequence MPQGEAAGRGTAKPQDQGWAWMVLLAAVVLQGLTLGFPPCIGIFFTDLQHEFQASNSETSWFPSIMVAVLHGGGPLCSILVKRFGCRFVVMLGGLLSGLGMVSSSFCKSISQLYLTAGLITGLGSCFSFQAGVTVLGYYFVRWRTLANAVASTGVSLGFTLWPLLSQYLLDEMGWRNTFLIFGGILLNGCVCGAIMRPIQLASGSLPQSAKPEEEPGSRAEEAQLSNGASPHHPTLQQHTKRTKCFQMLQKYLAFDIFCQNKGYQIYTIGVTWMMMGFALPHVYLVPYAIHNGVEERKAALLISVIGLINIFIRPFTGLLSGHRVFTGRRIYLFSLAVLLCGLSNFICVISAEFSVLILYCVILSIAMSGVGALTFQVLMDVVEMDRFSSALGLFTILESTTLLIGAPLTGFLVDITSDFHYVFYTSSFFLISAALFMGLSFCALEKKTKLREASKAHLDNPSRYQYSEMSTEPKAVSQSPPAVEYITSI; translated from the exons ATGCCccaaggagaagcagcaggacGCGGCACTGCCAAGCCCCAGGACCAGGGATGGGCGTGGATggtcctgctggctgcagtggtgctgcaggggctgacGCTGGGCTTCCCCCCCTGCATCGGCATCTTCTTCACGGACCTCCAGCATGAGTTCCAGGCCAGCAACAGCGAGACATCGTGGTTCCCGTCCATCATGGTGGCCGTGCTGCACGGAGGGG GGCCCCTGTGCAGCATCCTGGTGAAGCGGTTTGGCTGCAGGTTCGTGGTGATGCTGGGAGGTCTGCTCAGCGGGCTGGGAATGgtgtccagctccttctgcaagTCCATCAGCCAGCTGTACCTCACAGCTGGCCTCATCACCG GTCTGGGATCATGTTTCAGCTTCCAGGCAGGAGTGACTGTGCTGGGCTATTACTTTGTACGGTGGCGAACGCTGGCCAATGCCGTGGCCTCCACCGGGGTCTCCCTGGGCTTCACGCTGTGGCCGCTGCTGTCTCAATACTTGCTGGATGAGATGGGCTGGAGAAACACCTTCCTCATCTTTGGAGGAATTCTGCTGAACGGCTGTGTTTGTGGAGCCATCATGAGACCCATTCAGCTGGCATCAGGGTCACTTCCACAGTCTGCCAAGCCCGAAGAggagccagggagcagagcagaagaGGCACAGCTGTCCAATGGAGCATCTCCTCACCACCCCACACTCCAGCAGCACACCAAAAGGACAAAATGCTTCCAGATGCTGCAGAAGTACCTGGCTTTTGACATCTTCTGTCAAAACAAAGGTTACCAGATTTACACTATTGGAGTCACCTGGATGATGATGGGGTTTGCCTTACCCCATGTGTACCTTGTGCCTTACGCCATCCACAACGGGGTGGAGGAGCGCAAGGCAGCCCTCCTCATCTCCGTCATCGGGCTCATCAACATCTTCATCCGCCCTttcacagggctgctctcaggacACAGAGTCTTCACGGGGAGACGCATCTACCTGTTCAGCCTGGCCGTGCTCCTCTGCGGCCTCAGCAACTTCATCTGTGTCATCTCAGCCGAGTTCAGTGTGCTCATCCTCTACTGCGTCATCCTCAGCATAGCCATGAGCGGCGTCGGGGCGCTCACCTTCCAGGTGCTGATGGATGTGGTGGAGATGGACAGGTTCTCCAGTGCTCTAGGGCTCTTCACCATCCTAGAGAGCACCACCCTCCTCATCGGGGCCCCGCTCACAG GTTTCCTGGTAGACATAACCAGTGATTTCCACTACGTCTTCTACACCTCCAGCTTCTTCCTGATATCAGCTGCATTATTTATGGGGCTCAGCTTCTgtgctctggaaaaaaaaaccaaattgaGAGAGGCTTCCAAAGCACATTTGGACAATCCCTCCAGATATCAATACAGTGAAATGTCGACAGAACCAAAGGCTGTAAGTCAATCCCCTCCAGCAGTTGAGTACATCACGAGCATATGA